From the genome of Bradyrhizobium elkanii USDA 76, one region includes:
- a CDS encoding cupin domain-containing protein: MRTAAVPLIAAVIALGASPAIAQDREQVKIAFERALPNVEGKKMVAVTVTYPPGAKSLAHHHAASAFIYAYVLSGTIRSQVGDEPAKIYHAGESFYEMPGSHHRVSENASDKESASLLAVFVVDSKDGPLTKPDKDPGSQ; encoded by the coding sequence ATGCGAACGGCCGCCGTCCCGCTGATAGCAGCGGTGATCGCCCTGGGAGCTTCGCCGGCGATCGCGCAGGACCGGGAGCAGGTGAAAATCGCCTTCGAGCGCGCACTGCCGAATGTCGAAGGAAAGAAAATGGTTGCTGTGACGGTGACTTATCCTCCCGGAGCCAAATCGCTCGCTCATCACCACGCAGCGTCAGCTTTTATCTACGCCTATGTGCTGTCCGGGACCATCCGCAGTCAAGTCGGCGACGAACCCGCGAAGATCTATCACGCAGGCGAAAGCTTTTACGAAATGCCCGGTTCACATCACAGGGTCAGTGAGAACGCGAGTGACAAGGAGTCCGCCAGTTTACTGGCAGTCTTCGTTGTGGATTCCAAGGACGGGCCCTTGACCAAGCCAGACAAGGACCCGGGATCACAATAA
- a CDS encoding GlxA family transcriptional regulator, giving the protein MPVQAVAIVVCEGVQALDVAGPMDVFSEANTFLGSADRYETVLVAAHRNPLRASNGICMVADLTFEEAAGGFDIVLVAGTPTPPEAEPESSLLQWVKELPWRSSVYGSICTGAFVLGYAGLLDDRRVTTHWQDAQALVARFPKAKVEPDLIYVRDGRLITAAGVTAGIDLGLALVGQRHGAETALKVAKRLVVVAQRQGGQSQFSPYLTAPADPESPIARIQDHVMANIGDRHTLESLAAVVGMSPRNLARHFGQVTGTTPHDFIERARVDAARMMLEASDRPLKAIAFDCGFGSADRMRIVFSTRLGVTPVQYRASFRRAEPQ; this is encoded by the coding sequence GTGCCGGTACAAGCTGTCGCGATCGTCGTCTGTGAGGGGGTCCAGGCCCTAGACGTGGCGGGGCCGATGGACGTGTTCAGCGAGGCGAACACGTTTCTCGGCAGCGCGGATCGCTACGAAACCGTTTTGGTTGCTGCTCACCGCAATCCGCTGCGTGCGTCGAACGGTATATGCATGGTCGCCGACCTGACCTTCGAGGAGGCGGCGGGCGGCTTCGACATCGTTCTGGTGGCCGGCACTCCGACGCCGCCGGAAGCGGAGCCCGAGTCGTCCCTGCTTCAGTGGGTCAAGGAGCTGCCGTGGCGCTCGAGCGTCTATGGATCGATCTGCACAGGGGCTTTTGTGCTCGGCTATGCCGGACTCCTCGACGATCGGCGAGTCACGACCCATTGGCAGGATGCACAAGCGCTGGTGGCGAGATTCCCGAAGGCGAAAGTCGAACCGGATCTGATCTATGTGCGCGATGGACGGCTGATCACCGCGGCGGGTGTGACGGCTGGGATAGATCTGGGCTTGGCGCTCGTCGGGCAGCGGCACGGCGCGGAAACGGCGCTCAAGGTTGCCAAGCGGTTGGTCGTGGTTGCTCAGCGCCAGGGTGGACAGTCGCAGTTCAGTCCCTATCTCACGGCCCCTGCCGATCCGGAATCGCCCATCGCACGCATCCAGGACCACGTCATGGCCAATATTGGGGATCGCCACACGCTGGAGTCGCTTGCCGCTGTCGTCGGCATGAGCCCCCGGAATCTGGCTCGGCATTTCGGGCAGGTAACCGGGACCACACCGCACGACTTCATCGAGCGCGCCCGCGTTGATGCCGCGCGCATGATGCTGGAAGCAAGCGACAGACCGCTGAAGGCCATTGCCTTCGATTGCGGCTTCGGATCGGCGGACCGGATGAGAATCGTCTTCAGCACTCGTCTCGGCGTAACTCCCGTCCAGTATCGCGCCAGCTTCCGGCGAGCAGAACCGCAATAG
- a CDS encoding HD domain-containing protein: MSEIIAGIRVPDSAIARAATQLVRDTEDDLLYNHSRRVFLWGALTGERRGLKYDPELLYLGAMFHDMGLTEKYSSPDLRFEVDGANAARKFMKSYGVPERDIEDVWTAIALHTTPGIPEHMRPTIALVTAGVEMDVLGIAYQDFTHEQRDHVCVHHPRETNFKENIIDHFANGIIKKPLTTFGNVKADVLALKDMNYVRHNFCSIILGSAWPH; encoded by the coding sequence ATGTCCGAGATCATCGCCGGCATCCGCGTGCCTGACAGTGCTATCGCGCGCGCCGCCACGCAGCTCGTGCGCGATACGGAAGACGACCTGCTATACAACCACAGCCGCCGCGTCTTTCTGTGGGGCGCGCTCACGGGCGAGCGCCGCGGGCTGAAATACGATCCGGAACTGCTTTACCTCGGCGCCATGTTCCACGACATGGGTCTCACCGAGAAATATTCGAGCCCCGATCTGCGCTTCGAGGTCGACGGCGCCAATGCCGCCCGCAAATTCATGAAAAGCTACGGCGTGCCCGAGCGTGACATCGAGGACGTGTGGACCGCGATCGCGCTCCACACCACGCCCGGAATCCCCGAGCATATGCGCCCGACCATCGCGCTGGTGACCGCCGGTGTGGAGATGGACGTGCTCGGCATCGCCTATCAAGACTTCACGCATGAACAGCGCGATCATGTCTGCGTCCATCATCCGCGCGAGACAAACTTCAAGGAGAATATCATCGACCACTTCGCCAACGGCATCATCAAGAAGCCGCTGACGACTTTCGGAAACGTGAAGGCCGACGTCCTGGCGCTGAAGGACATGAACTATGTCCGTCATAACTTCTGTTCGATCATCCTTGGCTCCGCCTGGCCGCACTGA